A single Lolium perenne isolate Kyuss_39 chromosome 6, Kyuss_2.0, whole genome shotgun sequence DNA region contains:
- the LOC127326499 gene encoding uncharacterized protein, whose amino-acid sequence MNNGFADIHHRGSQPLMDSSAVLMARHSVPNYTTVGHGPTSFSLDFRGSASDNCSRGNSRGVRRSAHVSAQDDACRLVLGLGPPPEPSSVDYQQPAGGAGQSKTPVTLFGRSLSFTDPGTMSHGLHDQRGNAEAIVRRSEAPEGNIISFTAVDEGSTSSRRSSGGYMPSLLFDRVAQADAHDDLLDYTDNASGHAQHHLQFSPEPSATTMTETSFGVNSDAVTGVTNPGQPAHRRHPKKCRFKGCSKGARGASGLCIAHGGGQRCQKPGCYKGAESRTAYCKAHGGGRRCMQLGCTKSAEGKTDHCIAHGGGRRCGYNDCPKAARGKSGRCIKHGGGKRCAVEGCIRSAEGKVGFCISHGGGRRCQYPDCRKGAQGSTLYCKSHGGGKRCVFDGCSKGAEGSTPLCKAHGGGKRCMYEGGGLCPKSVHGGTSYCVAHGGGKRCAIPGCGKSARGRTDFCVKHGGGKRCKVDSCGKSAQGSTEFCKAHGGGKRCTYGTGCEKFARGRSGLCAAHATLVASQSSQQRRRDGGAGKSGGGSLIGPGLFRGIVSLSAAAASAMNYEYSSSGVSTVSECDGSPVATAGRQELIPPQVLVPLSMKSSSPSVPSPSPSDRRREGGELAVPEGRVHGGGLLSLLGGSFRNVIDVDDL is encoded by the coding sequence ATGAATAACGGCTTCGCGGATATCCATCACCGTGGAAGCCAGCCCCTGATGGACAGCTCTGCGGTTTTGATGGCTCGTCATTCTGTGCCGAACTACACGACAGTCGGCCATGGTCCGACCTCATTTTCCTTGGACTTCCGGGGTTCAGCAAGTGACAACTGCAGCCGTGGCAACAGCAGGGGTGTCCGGAGGTCTGCACATGTTTCAGCACAAGATGATGCGTGCAGGCTGGTACTTGGATTGGGTCCGCCGCCTGAACCGAGCTCCGTGGATTACCAGCAACCTGCCGGAGGTGCCGGCCAGTCGAAAACGCCGGTGACTCTATTTGGTCGGAGCTTGTCGTTCACTGATCCTGGGACGATGAGCCATGGGCTTCATGATCAGAGGGGTAATGCTGAAGCTATTGTTCGGCGTTCTGAAGCGCCTGAAGGAAACATCATATCCTTCACCGCTGTCGACGAGGGCTCAACCTCTTCCAGGAGGAGCTCCGGTGGCTACATGCCGTCGCTGCTCTTTGATCGAGTGGCTCAGGCAGATGCACACGATGATCTGCTGGACTATACGGACAACGCAAGTGGGCATGCTCAACATCACCTTCAGTTCAGCCCTGAACCTTCAGCAACGACCATGACAGAGACTTCTTTTGGTGTGAACTCTGATGCTGTCACCGGTGTAACCAATCCTGGGCAGCCGGCCCATCGCCGGCATCCGAAGAAATGCAGGTTCAAAGGGTGCTCCAAAGGTGCGAGAGGGGCATCAGGCCTGTGCATTGCCCATGGAGGCGGGCAGAGGTGCCAGAAGCCGGGTTGTTACAAGGGTGCCGAGAGCCGCACCGCCTACTGCAAGGCCCATGGAGGAGGCCGCCGGTGCATGCAGCTCGGCTGCACCAAGAGCGCCGAGGGTAAGACGGATCACTGTATTGCGCATGGCGGAGGTCGCCGGTGCGGATATAACGACTGTCCTAAAGCCGCTCGGGGCAAGTCCGGGCGATGCATCAAGCACGGAGGTGGGAAGCGGTGCGCAGTCGAGGGCTGCATCCGGAGCGCCGAGGGAAAGGTCGGGTTCTGTATCTCCCACGGCGGAGGCCGCCGATGCCAGTACCCGGACTGCCGCAAGGGAGCGCAGGGCAGCACGCTCTACTGCAAGTCCCACGGCGGCGGCAAAAGGTGCGTCTTCGATGGCTGCTCCAAGGGCGCGGAAGGCAGCACGCCGCTGTGCAAGGCGCACGGCGGCGGGAAGCGCTGCATGTACGAAGGCGGCGGCCTCTGCCCCAAGAGCGTCCACGGCGGCACCAGCTACTGCGTGGCGCACGGCGGCGGGAAGCGCTGCGCGATTCCCGGGTGCGGCAAGAGCGCCCGCGGGCGCACGGACTTCTGCGTGAAGCACGGCGGCGGCAAGAGGTGCAAGGTCGACAGCTGCGGCAAGAGCGCGCAGGGCAGCACGGAGTTCTGCAAGGCGCACGGCGGCGGCAAGCGGTGCACGTACGGCACGGGCTGCGAGAAGTTTGCCCGCGGCAGGAGCGGCCTCTGCGCCGCACATGCGACGCTGGTGGCCTCGCAGTCGTCTCAGCAGCGTCGACGCGACGGCGGGGCAGGGAAGAGCGGCGGCGGGAGCCTGATCGGGCCGGGCCTCTTCCGAGGCATAGTGTCGTTGTCGGCCGCAGCAGCCAGTGCCATGAACTACGAGTACTCATCTTCGGGCGTGAGCACGGTGTCGGAGTGCGACGGCTCGCCCGTGGCCACGGCGGGGAGGCAGGAGCTAATACCTCCTCAGGTGCTGGTTCCCCTCTCTATGAAGTCCTCGTCGCCATCcgtgccgtcgccgtcgccgtcggatAGGCGCAGAGAGGGCGGAGAGCTCGCAGTTCCGGAGGGGAGGGTGCACGGCGGTGGTCTCCTGTCATTGCTCGGTGGGAGCTTCAGGAACGTCATCGACGTCGACGATCTCTGA
- the LOC127326429 gene encoding uncharacterized protein, giving the protein MVELLTNLRELNTKGVSWKTMSHVWKKLEKLYKLRVTKSSDVFTVDSCSSIDMMNLELLDLSSNTHMEFLPTLSSERSLKMLVLDGCSSLENVILEGAPPLLESFSFDGYGPAENWNHSIQLPKKELRLQSPIAPIETVQVTKISLHGCGRLQNIFLRALPNLEDLDLSGTAIKTLDLLAMDIPKLKKLFLLGCQHLRSLIWRALPKLEVLRIDMQWKQRSMVYCGIERSFSFHAFIAFTDGRFTFRFIEGLYHRISQCLSMVYLLISCMSHSQANNTKSIKEIGPSQEGLVPTSLILPYDNVALTKDVMCSSFLWNHQQLQTLDVHIEIGEGSYNIESMQDNSNFNLFARHVQSLHVHDNSSITAIPPANETNWDMLEWCHVVRCPKLQYVFFRRYGRESFGHIRIISASDLLVAYCIWSRGTIIQNSCFARLQHIYMYNCPRLVYVLPISFSLPNLETLQIAYCSNLRDVFPLDDKYPPAISSGVTFKNLKQIKLYHLHNLGQICEVRLTAPALQTIGLRDCWGLRRLPAVAREGPKPVVDCEKDWWNKLEWDGLDAGHNPSLFETRHSAYYRKTLPMVSFLR; this is encoded by the exons ATGGTTGAACTCTTGACCAATCTCAGGGAGCTAAATACAAAGGGAGTCTCATGGAAGACTATGAGTCATGTTTGGAAAAAGCTAGAAAAACTTTACAAGCTCCGAGTTACCAAATCTTCAGATGTGTTCACGGTGGACAGCTGTTCTTCCATAGATATGATGAATTTGGAACTCCTTGACTTATCTAGCAACACTCACATGGAATTTTTGCCGACATTGTCATCCGAAAGAAGCCTGAAGATGCTTGTTCTTGATGGTTGTTCCAGCTTGGAGAACGTTATACTGGAAGGAGCTCCTCCACTGCTCGAAAGTTTCAGCTTTGATGGTTATGGGCCAGCAGAGAATTGGAATCATTCCATACAACTGCCAAAAAAGGAATTGCGCCTGCAGTCTCCTATAGCTCCCATCGAAACCGTCCAGGTTACCAAGATCTCCCTGCATGGTTGTGGTCGATTGCAGAACATATTTTTGCGTGCATTGCCTAATCTGGAGGATCTGGATCTCTCTGGTACAGCCATTAAAACACTTGACCTCCTTGCAATGGATATCCCGAAACTCAAGAAGTTGTTCCTGCTGGGTTGTCAGCATCTCCGTAGCCTAATCTGGCGTGCATTACCTAAGTTGGAAGTGCTACGTATAGACATGCAGTGGAAGCAAAGATCAATGGTCTATTGTGGAATAGAGAGATCTTTCAGCTTTCATGCATTTATTGCTTTTACAGATGGAAGGTTCACTTTCAGGTTCATTGAGGGACTCTATCACCGAATATCACAATGTCTCTCAATGGTGTACCTCCTTATCTCTTGCATGAGCCATAGCCAAGCCAACAATACCAAAAGTATCAAGGAGATTGGTCCTAGCCAAGAGGGTTTGGTTCCAACAAGTCTGATTTTACCTTATGATAATGTTGCTCTTACTAAAGATGTTATGTGCTCATCTTTCCTGTGGAACCACCAACAGCTTCAAACTTTGGATGTGCATATCGAGATTGGTGAAGGAAGCTATAATATAGAGAGTATGCAGGACAATTCAAATTTCAATTTATTTGCGCGTCATGTTCAATCATTGCATGTCCATGACAATTCCTCAATCACTGCTATCCCTCCAGCAAATGAAACAAACTGGGACATGCTTGAATGGTGTCATGTTGTGAGGTGCCCCAAGCTACAATATGTGTTTTTTCGCCGATATGGACGAGAGAGCTTTGGACATATAAGAATAATTTCAGCTTCTGATCTCCTGGTGGCTTATTGCATCTGGAGTAGAGGCACTATTATTCAGAATAGTTGTTTCGCACGACTGCAACACATATACATGTACAACTGCCCTAGGCTGGTGTACGTCCTCCCCATTTCCTTCAGCTTGCCCAACTTAGAGACCCTCCAGATCGCATACTGCAGTAACCTCCGAGATGTTTTTCCATTGGACGACAAGTACCCTCCAGCAATATCATCAGGTGTCACATTCAAGAACCTAAAGCAAATCAAGCTATACCATCTTCACAATCTGGGGCAGATATGCGAAGTCAGATTGACTGCGCCGGCGCTGCAGACGATCGGCCTCCGGGATTGCTGGGGTCTCAGGCGTCTGCCGGCCGTAGCACGTGAAGGTCCCAAGCCGGTGGTGGACTGCGAGAAGGACTGGTGGAACAAACTCGAGTGGGATGGCTTGGATGCCGGTCATAACCCATCGCTCTTCGAAACGCGCCACTCAGCCTACTACAGGAAGACCCTCCCGATGGTCTCGTTTCTAAG GTGA